From one Chanodichthys erythropterus isolate Z2021 chromosome 3, ASM2448905v1, whole genome shotgun sequence genomic stretch:
- the LOC137014802 gene encoding serine protease 27-like, protein MKFITAFSVVGVILLSIAGSLCQLDVCGRAPLSNRIVGGTNATVGAWPWQVSIHVIGFGRCGGTLINKDWVLSAAQCFRNFGVSDTLMYFGRLNQSGPNPHEIIRTASRIIRHSNYNSSTFDNDIALVQLSSSVTFSDYIKPVCLAAAGSVFKAGTENWVTGWGTLQYQSPDTLQEVMIPIVSNSDCDKAYEGINMSITSNMICAGLLNQGGKDSCQGDGGGPMVSKKDSLWIQSGILN, encoded by the exons ATGAAGTTTATCACAGCTTTCAGTGTTGTTGGAGTTATACTTCTCAGCATAGCAG GTTCTCTCTGCCAGTTAGATG TGTGTGGTCGAGCCCCTCTCAGCAACAGGATTGTTGGAGGAACGAATGCGACGGTAGGAGCCTGGCCGTGGCAAGTCAGCATTCATGTCATCGGCTTTGGCCGATGTGGCGGGACTCTGATCAATAAAGACTGGGTTTTATCTGCAGCTCAGTGTTTCAGGAA TTTTGGTGTGTCTGACACACTGATGTATTTTGGGCGTCTGAACCAATCCGGCCCAAACCCTCATGAAATAATCAGGACAGCGAGTCGAATCATCAGACATAGTAACTATAACAGTTCTACTTTTGACAATGACATAGCACTGGTCCAGCTCTCCTCATCTGTGACCTTCTCTGATTACATTAAGCCGGTCTGTCTGGCGGCAGCTGGTAGTGTATTTAAAGCAGGTACAGAGAACTGGGTCACTGGATGGGGCACGCTACA ATACCAGTCTCCTGATACACTGCAGGAGGTGATGATACCAATTGTGAGCAACAGTGACTGTGATAAAGCTTATGAAGGGATTAACATGAGCATCACAAGCAATATGATTTGTGCTGGATTGTTAAATCAGGGAGGAAAAGATTCATGTCAG